CAAAGTTAAAAGGCTTGCACCTTGGTTAACAAAAATTAGTTCTTACTGTAAGGCATCCAAATTAATGTGCTCTGAAAGTGTCAATTTAACACAATACTTGCCTTGCTAGTCTGCTGTGAAGTCAGACATCGTCTTGTCATCTTCAAAGGTTTGTTGTCTTCAATAAATTGGCATtctaatacatgtatttttaaaagatgaagaaaactctAGGAAAGTTTAACATGAATTTCAGACTAGAGATTCTCtctggggtggaggcagaggtgTGGGCCAGGGAAGAAAACCACAGCAAACACAGAAGTCAGTTGGTTTTATTAGTATTTACAACTATTCTTTATAAAAGGTGTGCATGTTACATATTCTCTGTATGTATAGAATATTACTTAAGCTTCTAAACCTGGGGTTAGGGGAACAAATGGAATTAAGTCaacaatttaaatttcttatgCAGCAGTCTAGTCACTAAAATGCCTGAGGTTAGGGTTACCAGGAACTCTCGAGGTGACAAAAGTGCATGTGAGAACCACTTTCCTCTCCCGGGTGCTGTTGGTCATCACTGGTCTTCACGCTCAAGCCATCTGAGCAGTGACTCAGTAGTGCTTTAATGAGATCTGAGTAATCAGTGGCTCCTTATACTGAGTTGGTTCTAACATAAATGGACTGacttaaattggaaaaaaaacaatCCCTTAGAACAGTTTGGGGCAGAGATCATTAACTTGAGGATAACCTGTGGCCTTAAGCATATGCTTCCTTATTCATGAGGAAGAGGTAGAAACTATTTTGAAACTTAGTCTTTAATATGTAGATACTTTCTTGTTTGAAAAGATGTTGGATGTGGTTATCCAAGAATGGAAAGACGCCTTTGCTTTTTCTACCAGTTGACCCAAACTTACTCTGGGTCAGGTTGTAGAATCTCTCCCAACAGACTGGGCCTCTAATTAGGTGAAGTCTGTGGTTGCTTTACACTCTGAAGATTCACTTTCTTTGGGAAGGAGCAGTGTCTTTATCTTGAGGAGCTGGATGAAAGCAACATCTTCATCACAGAGGGGAGTGGAAACTGTTGCTCCCCCAGTCCTCATGGAATTCCAGCTCTTGTATGTTAGTAGAATTAGGCAAGGGAAGGGCTGTTTCTATTCCTAAGAGCACTTACCGTGAGTCGTGTGGTCAGGAATTCCCATCATTCTAACAAAACGTTTGCAAATTGGTAACTGGCAGAAATGTAGTCTGCATAATTATTCTGGTTTAAATGATCCTGCAATAGAGACcttaattttattcatattaaatCTAAATTCTGCAGAAAATTAAACAAGGTTATCCTTTGTTGTCTACAACAGAGGACTCCACAAACAATTCAGACCGCACTGAAAAGCATCCTGATTGATCCTTGAATTGCTTAAGAAATACTTCATGAACTAGATTCAATGGGTAGGTGTGTTTTTggaggaaataatttttccaCAAGTGCTGTCCATCAGTGACTTGGGAAGTATTCAAGGAGAggcagaaaaacaataaaaattctttGTAAAGGCACAAGAGATCTGAAAAGTACGTTTTTAAAGGAGTTGAAACCAGTAGTAAAGTTTCATATTCACTTTATTGACTGCTGAAGTTCAGTCTCTGATGCATCTTCCAGCCTTCTCTGATACTGCCTTTCTGCGGCTTTTCTACGGTAGACATCGTCTGTATCAAACAAAGAttttacttagatttttaaaaaactaaggatttaaaaatactcatataTTTAAGTAATTTAGCCAATAGCCTGGTCTGTCACCTGAATCTCAAAGGTAATGTTAAATTCAACgccaaaataaacttaaaacgATTTAAATGAGGACTATGTTAATGGAGTTCCCGATACCAATAGCAGGGTCAGAGTCAGTGTCTTCAAAGATAGGACCATGTCCTAGCACACCTCTCAGCAATTTCTATTCTCtctgaaatcattctttttcactgGCCCCTCAAGGGCACTTGCCCTGCAGctctctgctgctccctctgccacaCCCAGGAACTCAGGGTGGGGACTTGAGGGCAGCTTCCTTGTTCTCAGCTGCTGCTTTCCAGATACTGACTCTTTACCCTTTTTCTCTAGGGCTTCTGCCATTTGCCACCATCTCCTCACTGGCACCTGCTGTCTATCACTTCTCTTCAGTTTCCGAAAACGCTGGCATCTAGCTCTGGCTCCTTGACCTGTGCCATCTTCCCAGgcaaccccaccccccacagggATGAAGCGCCAGCCCTTCACCTTCCTGACTTCTCCAGTCAACTTCTGCCATGTGCTTGCAGTGTTCCTCTGAAGTAATAAATTCATTCTCCTCTGACCTCAACCTCTACTACCTTTCTAGCCTCCTGATCTTGGACCTCTGCCAACTTCCCCAGGCCCTTGGCCCCTGAATATCTCCTCAGACcctcttgttctctcttcctgcccaAGTCAGCTGAAATTCTCTAACTCATCAATATCAACTTTTTGACACACTCTCAAAACCACAACTGCAGGTTAcaacttccttccttctccatgcCTCGCTCTGCTGCTTTGCAGCATAGGACCAACTGTTGCATCTAATTGGTCCACTGTGATGCCTGACAatcctgtttcctcagctgtcaCCCTGACCTTACTTTACCAACCCCCAAATAGCCATGGACTCTTTCTTCACAGAGAAAAGTCATCAGTAAAGAACTCTTCCAGCTCATTTCCAAGAGCTACTCCTTGCCCTGCTCTGATCCCATCCTGTTCCACCTTCTCTAGGGCCAAGGTATCTCCAagcccctctccacctcctcttccctggttagtatctgcatatcttCGAGTCTCTCCTGGTAGGGGAGAGGGGGCTTCCCTCCCTTTCACTTAGTCAAACTTCCTGAACCTCTTGTTTTCTTTGATAACATACCCTTCTggttttccccctgcctctttggcCACTCTCAGTCACCCTTAAAATGTTAGAGTTTCACTGACTTTCATCACAATCTGCTTGTGAATGACCTACAAGCCTAGATCTAAGACCCAGATCTGCCTTCTGAGCTTCAGATCTTTATAACCATCTCCACCTCAGCATGTCCAAAATGGAGCCCAGGATTGTCCTGCCTGTGTTCCCCCTGTCCCAGGTGCCCTACCAGAGCCTCTGCTCCTCATGAGTCCATTCAGTCACCAAGCCCTGCCAGTCCCACCTCTGGAGTGTCTCTCAGCTCCATCTACTTCTTGGCATCCCTTCTGTCCCCACCCTAGACCAGGCCACCATCTTAAACCTGGATAACCACACAGCCTAAGGAATCCTGCCAAGCTCCTCTCCACATGTGTTAATACGCTGCTGCTTAAAACCCATCAGTTCTTTGGGATACATTCTTGGTTCTCCAGTCCCTTTGTGGCCCTGCCCAGGCACCTTTCTAACCACTTCATCCCTCAGTCTGCTCACCTGCTTCAGTCCCTCAAACACAGCACACTTTCACACCTAGGCCCTCATGACTGTGCTTACCACTGGCATGAGACACTTTCAACTCCATAAACATTTCCCTCATCTGGCTGACACCTACTCAATCTTCAGGTCCTACATGACGTGGTaacttctccaggaagcctccctgcaCCACCTAGTCGAATTAAGGTGCCCCACAAAAGACTCCCATgcccccccccacctttcccctcacAGCACTGATCACACTTGATAGTAACTGTATGATCTAGCTCTCCCATTAGAGCTCTTCTGGGGTGGGGAACCCTCTGCCTTGTTCATTATATCCTCTCACcagtgctcattaaatattagtgaatggatgaacagaaGGACTAAATATCTTTAGAAAgcgcttttttttaaaaatgagggtaGACAATTTACAAGTAATACTGCATTTACggagagggagaaaacagaaagggcCTAGGAGTTAGGGAAATTTCCTAGCCTGTCCTCAGCTAGTGCTCAGCAAAGCAATGCCAGGCATTCTTTTCACAGTGCTGGGCCCTGGTGCCAATGACTCTAGCCTATAAAGCTAAGCAAGGCAAACTAGCTCCCTCTGGGATTGGACTGAAGAGTCCAGAGAGGACTAGGCAATTAGCACGAGGTTCCACGGACCCTCAGGATCCCACTCGCTACTAGGTGCTGTGAGTAAGTCTATTCCTTACGCCCAATCTCACTGGCATGGGCAAAGGAAAAGCCTGAAAGGAGGGCGTCCTGAATGGAGAGAAGTGCCCTCCCCTCAAAGTGCAAGGAAGGTCTCAAGGTTGGATGCCAGTGTGCCTTTGTCGCCCCGTTTCCTGGAGAGCCAGAGAGGGTCTCTACAGCCCAGCGAAGGGAACTGCACTCGCCCTTCCAACCAGGATAAAATCAGCTCAGCGCTGAGTGGAATGTGCGGTCTGCAATCTAAGGATATCTCCCAGTTAAACGGCTCTCTTGCCGCCTCCTGCCTGTCTGAAATGAAAGAGACTGctacaccccccccccgcccccacttaCAGAAGGTCTCCTGGCCCACGCGCACTTTAATCATGATCCACTCCATCGTTCCTCCCAGGACAAAAAAGAAGGGCAGGAACCTGTAGACGCCGAGTCTCTGCTTCCCAGGCACCCGCTGCAGAACCCGCCTCACTTGGGCCCTGGAAAACATGCCCGACCAAGGTCGTGGAGAGGGGAACGGCGGCGGAGTGTGGAGAGACGGGAGCTGTCTCAGCCCCTGGACTGGAGCGCTCAAATGAAGCCGAAGTTGCCCTACCGGTCCTTGTGGAACTCAGATGCCAAGCTGCTGTCGGAGCCTCGCACTGCTCCGCCTCGGAGCCAGCGACGCACCCAGAGCTGAGCCCAGGACCCAGAGCTGGGGCGGCTCCGCCaatggggggcgggggtggggaatGCAAGCGAGTCGGCCAATCAGAGGTATCAGAATTTGGCGGAGTGCGCGTGCTCGATGAGGCCGAGCCCAACCCGAGAAGCAGGCGCAGGGGCCTCGGCTCTGGAGGCGGGGCCTCCCACGTGgcgccggcccggccccgccccctggggCAGTCTCTGTGCACGCTGGTACTCACAGTTGGCAGCCGCGCCCCCCTACTCTACCACCgccatcttttttcttaaaagtccTGATAGAAGTGATGACTATGATGGACTAAACGTGTACTGTACCACACTCTAAAATACAATTACACAACGCCTTGAATTTATTTCGGGATCGTGACTGGTGCCTACACTTCTAAAAATAACAGAACTTGATTGCATTGTTGAAAGCTGAACTTTATCACAACAAAAGCCTAAGCATCTTGTGACAACCAaccataaaattaataaaagctaTACTGTATGGGACACTTACTGCTATACCCGAACTTGCAGGAGCTTTTTAAACATAACATCATCTCTTTATCACAATAATCATAGACGACCAGAATGGTCAGAGTTTGGGCTTTGTCAAACCACATCCCTGCTCCACACATAGTCTCTTAGCTGGCCTGTGCCTCAATTCCGTAATCCACAAAATAGGGATCTTTCTCTGATGCTGTGAGGATTTAGAGAgtaatacaaataaaacattgAACATAATGCCTGGAGCATAGTAATCGACCCATTAAcattagcaataataataatatgatgatgatgatgatttattGAGCTCTAGCTCTTTACATGTACTCCTGAACTTGCTGAACTTCGCCTCTATTTTCATTATCTCCTTTTTTCGACAGGGAACTGAGAAGTTAAAGAGCTTAAGCCAGGTAAAAGCAGAGccctgactccagagccttcACTCTCGCTGAGCCCCTGTGTTCGAAGATGTCTATAAGGGGCTATCACCTCATTACctaaaggtaaaaaaaaactGGGGGTATCTTTGAGGAAGAGAAATATTAGACAATCTAAGAAAGTCAAATAACAACTTAGAACCAATAAGAGAGCTCGGTGATGTGgacacaaaatatacaaaacagtCTGGAGAACAGATGGAGCAAGCAGGGCCCCTAGAAAGGGTTGTAGGGTCTGCTGCTGCCTGGATAACCTGCTTTCTCCCAGGGCCAACCCCACCCAaccacacacatgtgtgcacacacacctgctTGGTATTCACTCCGGTTTCTCTTAGTGCCTCTGCGGGCTAGACACCGCAGAGCACCCATCTCCGTCCAAATGAGGCTTACACGTGGCCAGGTCCCCAGTGCCCACCTAGCTCATTGGGGCCCTGGTGGGGGAGAGGCCGCAGCCACCTACCCACgggcccacccccagcctgcgTCAGCACTTGGCCCAGGGGCTGGCACACTGTATATAGGTCCTCAGCCAAGGTGCAGCGAATACTGGAATGTACTCACACCCTTAGACCCAGCAAGGCCACCGTGGGGAGCATCCCAAGGAAAGAGTGCCCAGCTGGCCAGTTCTCTCCACTGACAAGACCCACTGGTGCAGGGAATGGCCTGGTACGCATGCGGAGGACTCAGAAAACGGATCTGAGTGGTAGAGTTAGCGGTTCCCAGCAGGTAAGAGTAATTTCGTTCGAAAGTCTGGTAATATTGCTAGAACGGCAAGAAGGGGTTCTGCGCAGGGAAGCGAGGAGTCGGGCGGGCCGGTGCGGCCATTTGCTGAGGTAGGAACCAGGCAGGCGCAGTGAGCCCTGGCCCACCTCCCCGCTCCAAGTTAAACGGGATCATCTGTGTCAGGCacgaggagggagagagaagatacTTCAGCGGAAGCCGGCTGAGCTGCAGGCTCCGGAGATCTCACTCAGCGTGGAGCTGGCACCAGGAAGCGCGCGGGAAGGGCTCTTTATTCACTAGATAAGTGAGTGAAACGGCACGGCGTCAGGTCCGCGCGCAGAGCCAGTCACGGACAGTAGACGAACACGACCCTCGCTGCAGAACTAGGGGGAGGGGCGGAGGATCTGAGGTCCGGAGGACGGTAGGTGGAGGAAGGGGCGGGAGGACTCGAGAGCTGAGGGGGAGACAGAGGACCCGGGAAGGGGTGGCGCGGGGTGCACCCACCGCGCTCCCGCCTTCTCTCTTAGCCCTGGAACGTCGCGGGGACGGGCGTTCTTAGGCCCTCGGGCCTCCCAGAACGGGGAAAGAAGAACCGGGCTCCGCCGCAGTAGATACCGAAGGGGAACGCAGAGTCCTCAGCCGCGCggcaggcggggggagggggccgcggagccctccccgccccgccctgcccggGACCTCCCGCCCCCGCGGGCCAAGGGGTGCGCCCATTGGCCGGCCAGACTCCTCGCGCCGCGCCCATTGGCCGGCCGCCGTGAGGAGCACGCGGCCACCGTGGCGGGCGCTCAGTCGGAGGGCGGCGGACGGGCCGGAGGGCCGAGGGCTGTGCGGGCAGCGCGCAGCGGGCATGGCGGGTGCGGGGCTGCGGGCGGCCGCTCGGCGCTGGATGCCGCGCCGAGACCACGGCGGGCCGCGAGGCGCCTCATCCTCGCCCTCCTGCCCTGGCTGCGGCCCCCCAGGTCCCGGCTCCCACTGCCCGGGCGCCCCGCGCTCCGCGCCCGCCCCGGCGCCCGCCGGTGGCGCCGAGCCCAGCGCGCACCTGTGGGCTCGATACCAGGACATGCGGAAACTCGTGCACGGTGAGTGAGCCGGGAGCGGTACAAGAGCCGGGGGTGTAGCCCTCGCGGCGGCACACGAGTGCCTGGGTTTCGGACAGACGGACCGAGCGCCAGGGTAACGCTCCCGAGCCGTCCTGGTCATCGTTCCTCTGGGGAAGCGCCATGGTGGGGCTTGCCGGAGCCTCGGAGCCCCACGGCCGGGCGGCTCTTAGGGAGAGGCTCTGGCAGGTGGTCCTGGGAGCCTCGGGACACCGGGAGGCTGGCGAGCGCGAGATTTGTTCCTTCGCTCAGTCTGCAGGAGCTCAGGGTTCCAGAAGCGGCCGCCGGAAGGCGGGGCCCCAGAGACTTTCCTCAGGGTCCCGCCTGCTGGGATACCGCAGCGGAAACGCCCCCAACCTCTTGTTCTCTTCAGGGCCCTTAGCTGGGGCGGGATTACTGGGGACAAAGCCAGCCGGCCGGCGGCGCAGACCGGAGCGGGCTCCTAGGGACTCCCGACCCAAGGATGCCGACTGGACTATTCGGACACCTCTAGATTCCGCCCTGGAGTCTGGCACTATGAGCCCAGGAGGGGACGGTATTGGTTGGAGTCGCCTGGGTCCCCTGGAATCCAGCAGGGTTGTTCCTCTATCCTCCCTCAGCAAAACGAGCTGATGAGGCCCAGGGCACCCTGGTGAGGCCAGAGGTCTGGGAGGGGTGGATATTTGTTCAGGTCTCTGGCCCTGCCGTTTTAGCAGAATATGTGGTTGGGTCTTGGCCCCATCACTGACCAGCTGGGTGGCTCATCAAGCCTGGCCCTTGGACCCTTGGTGTTTTGCATCGTAAAGTACAATTCTTGAGCCTCTGTCACAGGGTTGTGGTGGTGACTCGGAAAGAGGCCAAGAAGGGACAAAGGAGCTTCCAGAGGAGCCCCCCAGGGGTGACATGGCTTTCATTGTTTGATAAGACAAAGTGATCCTGTCTGGAAGATTCCTATTGACTGAACGAGGGCTTCTACTCCAGCTGTGTGGAGACCTGAGAGTGGTGGGTGGACAGGATTCACCTTTTGAGAAGCTGAAGGCAGAATAAGACCCCTGAGGAATGGTACTTTTGAAGCCATTGAGTCTCTTGTCAGGACcatccccaccacacacaccccctaGTGGACAGGGCACACTTGGGAGTGCTGTTCAAGGAGATAGTTTTCCTCTGGCCCTTGAGAAGACCCCCCCTGTAGAGCAGCCTGAGAAGCCTGCCGTGTAGGTGTTGGGAAGGGATGTAGGGAGGTCTAGTGGGCTTTATTTATCACTCAGGGCCCACCTAGATCTTCAGATCCTCACAGAGACACTCCCCCAAGCTCCTCTTGCTGTGACAGGGGCAAGGTTGTTTCCAAGATGCCATGATGAGTGCCAGGATGGAGCAGCCTTGCACCCCCGAGTCCTGACTCTCCCCTCTGGGTTTTCTTGGGGGAGATTCCGGGCATTGAGGTAATGCTGATGCCTATGGGCAAACTATGACAGAAAGCCCGGCCTGCCGCCCCCACCCTCGCCCCTGTCTCAGCATGGTGACGTTAGAAGGCTAGGCCAAGGGGCAAAGTGATTGAGGCAGTTGGGTGACCCAAATTCACATCTCAACTCCATGGGCTACTGCTAGATGGTTTGgagcaagtgacttcacctcCCTAAGCTCCAGTTTCTTCCTATGGACGATGGAGGAATAAATATGACCACCTTACGGGACTGGAGTCGGGATTGAACAAGATGAGCCTCTAAGGCACCCAGCAGTAACTGGGTGGTGGCCCCCGCCGAGACTCTCATGGCTGCCATGAGGAGGAGTTGGCCTGGAACCTGGAGCCTTGGACAGGCCTGGAAGCTGGGGGCTGGACAGTAAGACCAGTGGACTTGAGGGGCCAGTGTGGGTGGAGGAGCATGTCTCCTCTCCTGGCCCTGTGCACCACCACAGCCCTGCAGAAGAAGGTGGGATCTTGTGGACCCTGGAGCTATGATTCTCTCAGTCTAGAAGCTGGATTAGGAGACCAGGCCTGTGGGCTGTTTCCCTGTCCTGCTTTGTTCCTGGGAGGATTGTCCATCACTGAGAAGGAAGAGTAGGCATGAAAGCCTGGACTTGGTCAGAACTCTGTGTGAGCAAGGGGCTATACTGCCAAGCAGACCCTCCCCTCCTAGGGAGCTGCTGAGCATTGAACCAGGAGTCACAGTTGGCACCTAGAAATTCAGGACGGTGGGGAGAGACATCTCAGAAGCAGTTCCCTAGAGAGCTGAAGTGTCTCATGTGTGCCCAAGTGAGGAGTGTTCCGTCTGCACCCGTAAGTCTGAAGCAGCTGCTCCACCAGGCCTGGGGCCACCAGAGGAACCAGCCACACCTGTTCCCCGACCCACGCTCTGCACTTGGCTCCAAaggaaagggggtaggggaggagccTGTGTTCCAAAGGGGCCTTCATGGCAGATGTCTGCAGCGTGGCCAAGGGCTTCTGGTTCCAAATTATGATGATACGGCTGAGACAGAAATTCACTGGAGGCTCGGGCAGTTTGGGCCTAAAAGTCTCGGGAGCAGAGCCACCTGAAGCCCCTGCGAGGCAGTGCCTTGTGCACCtagtcctccctgctcccctctatctccctgcaacccgtttccttgagGGATGTCGGGAACGGGGAAGTGTAGGTTCCAGAGGCACACTGCCCATTTAATCCTACATTTGCTGAGGGTGCAGAGTGGGAATACTGCCCAGAGCGTTGTTCTGTATGACCCTCTTAGTAATTCTGTAGGTTGGTACAATTTTTATTCCCCCTTTAGAGACAAGAGGTGATCACAAGAGGTGATTTTCCTGAGATCATAGTCATGAGAGGGAAGGCTTGATCTGGTCTCTCTGGCCTCAAAGCCCATGCCCTTTTCCCATTTACCTCACCCActgcacagatggggaaaccaaggcagacTAGCCTCAGATCTTCCACCTCATCTGCCTCCCTGAAACCCCGGAACGTGCTCTGCGCAGTGTCCCACTCAGCCCTGCGGGAGCAGCAAGGGGCTTGGGATGGCTATGACTGTCCTCAGAGGGGAGCAGCCTGGGTAATGGCCCAGAAGCTGACATTACACGTCCAGCCTGTCGTAATTAGCAATGTTCCCTGGCTAGAGGCAGCGAATGTCATTACGTCGGCCGGTGGGTGGCTGAAATCCGATTAAGAGAGGCCTAGCTATGAGGGCTGTGGCAGGTGCGCAGAGCTGGAAGCCTGAGCAGCGGAGGAGCTACCTGATACCCACCATCCCAACCCTACCTTCAGGCAAGATGGAAAGGGTCAGAACATAGCCAGGTGTCTGATGGGGCTTATGAGAGCATAGGAGGCATGGCTCAGAGCAACTGGTGGGCTGCAAGCGATGGTGTAATTCAGAACCCACAGGGTCCTTACCCTACCCAAGTGACCCTGGGGAGTgacttctctctgagcctcactgagCTAAGAGTACCATCCGAGTGTTTCATGATTGCCCTCGTCATACTTGCACCTCCTTGTAGATCTCCTGCCTCCTGAGGTGTGCAGTCTCCTGAACCCAGCAGCCATCTATGCCAACAACGAGATCAGCCTGCGAGATGTCGAGGTCTATGGCTTTGACTATGATTACACCCTGGCCCAGTACGCAGACGCGCTGCACCCAGAGATCTTTAATGCTGCCCGTGACATCCTGATTGAGCATTACAAGGTGAGGCTAGACAGGCAGGGGGCCCAGGTCCTGGAGGCCGGCAGGGCCCAGCTTGGCCTAACCCCAGGTTGGAGTCATGGGGCTCCCCTGGGCGGGTGGCTGAATTGATCCCCTGAGGCAGCTGCTCAGCCAGCAGGTCTGGCAGTGCTGCTGGCTCAGGCCTGGCCTGATTCCCCCCAACAGTACCCAGAGGGGATTCGGAAGTATGACTACAACCCCAGCTTTGCCATCCGTGGTCTCCACTATGACATTCAGAAGGTGAGTGGCTAGACCACTGACTCCCTGGCCCCTTCTGACTGGATGTGGATTGGGGCTACTTCCTTAGCACCCCATCTCCTTTGGGGCGGTCTTTTCATCTGTCTACCCCCTTGGCCTCAAAGCTATAGCTTCCTCTTGATGTGCACGTGATCCCCTTGGTACCATCCAGTTGGGGCTTCAGCATAGGGGCTGGAAAAGGCTGGCTCAGAACCAATGGCAAACTTCCTCCTCACCACCCATCTTGCTCCCTTGGTGCCCCTAGAGTCTTCTGATGAAGATTGATGCTTTCCATTACGTACAGCTGGGGACGGCCTACAGGTCAGTGCTGACTctgccctgaccccaccccagcccacttTCCCCCACCCTACACTATGGCCTGGGCTCAGGACCACTTTGGACTGGTGATGTTTGTGCATCCATCCAGGGGCCTCCAGCCTGTGCCAGATGAAGAGGTGATCGACCTCTATGGGGGCACCCAGCACATCCCACTCTACCAGATGAGTGGCTTCTATGGCAAGGTACTTGCTCCATCTGCCATCCCACTGAGGGCAGTCAGCTCAGTGACCTCACTATGGGTGCTGGCTCCCTGGGAGGTGGTGCCCACATCCCTGTGGGCCAGCCCTAACCCACAGGCTACACCCTTCTGCCAGTGTCCCAAGACAGAGTTGGAGCTCTTGGTCTCCAGAGCTTGGGGTGGTGAGGCTGGAGGGGTTGCCAAGTCAATggtccctccccagggcccttccATCAAGCAGTTCATGGACATCTTCTCACTGCCAGAGATGGCACTGCTATCCTGTGTGGTGGACCACTTCCTGGGCCACGGCCTGGAGTTTGACCAAGCACACCTCTACAAGGATGTGACGGTAAAGACACTAGGCCTGCCTTTAGGGTGGCAGGGAAGATGAAGTCCAGCCACAGCAGGACAGTTCCTCCTGGGCTCCACTGTACCCTCACTgtccctccactgcccccaggATGCCATTCGGGATGTGCACGTGAAGGGCCTTATGTACCAATGGATCGAGCGGGACATGGGTAAGGGAGGACATTCACCCTGCTGCGGCCTGCCTGGGCAGGTGCAGGGCTGGCCCTCACAGACCCATCTCCTCCTGTCAGAGAAGTACATCCTGCGAGGGGATGAGACATTTGCTGTCCTGAGCCGCCTGGTGTCCCATGGGAAACAGCTGTTCCTCATCACCAACAGTCCTTTCAGCTTTGTGTGAGCCCCGCCCcgctgg
This Camelus ferus isolate YT-003-E chromosome 17, BCGSAC_Cfer_1.0, whole genome shotgun sequence DNA region includes the following protein-coding sequences:
- the NT5DC2 gene encoding 5'-nucleotidase domain-containing protein 2; translation: MAGAGLRAAARRWMPRRDHGGPRGASSSPSCPGCGPPGPGSHCPGAPRSAPAPAPAGGAEPSAHLWARYQDMRKLVHDLLPPEVCSLLNPAAIYANNEISLRDVEVYGFDYDYTLAQYADALHPEIFNAARDILIEHYKYPEGIRKYDYNPSFAIRGLHYDIQKSLLMKIDAFHYVQLGTAYRGLQPVPDEEVIDLYGGTQHIPLYQMSGFYGKGPSIKQFMDIFSLPEMALLSCVVDHFLGHGLEFDQAHLYKDVTDAIRDVHVKGLMYQWIERDMEKYILRGDETFAVLSRLVSHGKQLFLITNSPFSFVDKGMRHMVGPDWRQLFDVVIVQADKPSFFTDRRKPFRKLDEKGVLQWDRITRLEKGKIYRQGNLFDFLRLTEWRGPRVLYFGDHLYSDLADLMLRHGWRTGAIIPELEREIRIINTEQYMHSLTWQQALTGLLERMQTYQDAESRQVLAAWMKERQELRCITKALFNAQFGSIFRTFHNPTYFSRRLVRFSDLYMASLSCLLNYRVDFTFYPRRTPLQHEAPLWMDQLCTGCMKTPFLGDMAHIR
- the SMIM4 gene encoding small integral membrane protein 4, producing the protein MFSRAQVRRVLQRVPGKQRLGVYRFLPFFFVLGGTMEWIMIKVRVGQETFYDVYRRKAAERQYQRRLEDASETELQQSIK